Part of the Arvicanthis niloticus isolate mArvNil1 chromosome 2, mArvNil1.pat.X, whole genome shotgun sequence genome, AAAATTTGTAATAAGTAAATAATCCATAGTAGTTCTGTGCATAATGGTATACTTGTAATAACATTGCTAAatttagagagacagacagtttATGAGATTCAAGAATGGTTTTGTCAAGAAACTTTAATCCCTATACCACATCTCTAtgaggaaaaaaagtaaaactgtgtgaatgtaatgTGGAATCCTTTCacttgttattttacttttaataggGATGTCATAGGTCACTAAGGATACAAAACATGTGAACATAGGGATATTGAAAGAAGCAACatacctttctcttttccagaacAATTAGCAGATATGCAGTACACCCCACTTTGAGTAGACATACTAAATATGTTTTAAGTTTATAAATAATTAGTTCTCTAACATTACTGAGGACATTTACCTACTCAAACTGCTGAACATCTTTCTGAGAATTACGGAAGTAGAGATTTTTTCTGTTtgccatttcatttttattgccaGGATAGGAGGAGCAAGTCTGCTGAGGTATCAGAGTCAGATCGGCTGGTACTAAGAGGGACTGAGGGTCAGAGTGTGGTTCTCTTGCTCCATGTGGTGATCATAGCAGAGGCCCTTGTCCTTTGACCCTTCCTGAGTGTGGACTCACAGGGAGGGTCTGTAAAGCTCTGAGTGGCAAGGTGTGAAACTTAAAGGTCACTATCCAGTGTGTACACACAAGCATTGTTTCATGTTTCAAATGTAGTATTACACACATCGTATCAAAATTTATTAATGCACTCAGTGTGCAAAAGCTCCAagttcttcctgttttcttcaaatatgtaaataatctattataaaaaatatactgTAAATGTGAGTCAGGTAATCAATACTCTTCCAATTCCATactcctttaaaaatgtaaaacaacccaTAATGAAGGAGAACACCTTTGAATGTGAACAAAGTGATATTATGTTAAGATTAGATTGCTCGTGACAATTAAACCAAATTGTATTTGACTTCATACAGATAAAAATACTCATTATTATAATCAATGTGagaaagctttcacatgtgccaaTTGTatttgcaggcatgaaagaagttgTACTGGAGAGCAACCCTCTAAGAttactcaatgtggtaaagcttttgcaTGTCAGAGTCGTATTCAAAGGCATGAAAGAACTCATAatatagagaaaccctatgaatgtaaccaatgtggtaaagcctttgcaacaAGCAGTGTTCTCCAATATCATAAGAGAACACATTCAGGGgaaaaaccctatgaatgtaaccactgtggtaaagccttttcggGAAGGAGTGTGCTCCagtgtcataaaagaacacacacaggagagaaaccctatgaatgtaaccaatgtggtaaagcctttacacaaAGCAGTGGTCTCgaatgtcataaaagaacacatacaggagagaaaccctatgaatgtaaccagtgTGGTAAAACCTTTACACAAAACAATGGTCttgaatatcataaaagaacacatacaggagagaaaccctatgaatgtgaccaatgtggtaaagcctttgcaggaaAGAGTGTGCTCcaatgtcataaaagaacacacacaggagaaaaaccctatgaatgtaaccactgtggtaaagcctttgcaggaaGGAGTGTGCTCcaatgtcataaaagaacacacacaggagagaaaccctatgaatgtaaccaatgtggtaaagcctttgcacaaaGCGGTGGTCTcgaatatcataaaagaacacatacaggagagaaaccctatgaatgtaccCAGTGTGGTAAAACCTTTGCACAAAGCAGTGGTCttgaatatcataaaagaacacatacaggagagaaaccctatgaatgtaaccaatgtggtaaagcctttgcacaaaGCAGTGGTCTcgaatatcataaaagaacccatacaggagagaaaccctatgaatgtaaccaatgtggtaaagcctttgcagtaAAGAATGACCTCCAAAAACATAAACGAACACACACAggtgagaaaccctatgaatgtaaccactgtggtaaagcctttgcacgaAGCAGTGTTCTCAaatatcatgaaagaatacatacaggagagaaaccctatgaatgtaaccaatgtgatAGAACCTTTGCACAAAGCAGTGGTCttgaatatcataaaagaacccatacaggagagaaaccctatgaatgtgaccaatgtggtaaagcctttgcaggaaAGAGTGTGCTCcaatgtcataaaagaacacacacaggagaaaaaccctatgaatgtaaccaatgtggtaaagcctttgcaggaaGCAGTGacctccaatatcataaaagaatacatactggagagaaaccctatgaatgtaaccaatgtggtaaagcctttggaAAAAGGAGTGTCCTCcaatgtcataaaagaacacatacaggagagaaaccttatgaatgtaaccaatgtggtaaggCCTTTGCAAAAAGCAATGGTCTcgaatatcataaaagaacacatacaggagagaaaccctatgaatgtaaccaatgtggtaaagcctttacaagAAGCAGTGATCTCaaatgtcataaaagaacacatacaggagagaaaccttatgaatgtaaccaatgtggtaaagcctttgcacaaaGCAATGGTCTcgaatatcataaaagaacccatacaggagagaaaccctatgaatgtaacaaatgtggtaaagcctttataAGAAGCAGTGGTCTCGAATATCATGAAAAAACACATACAAGAGAGAActcctatgaatgtaaccaatgtggtaaaactTTTTCACAATTCAATAGTCTTTACATCCATAAAATAACACACAGTTGAGAGAAACCCTTTGAGTATAACCATTGTGGTAAATCTTTTGCACAATGCAGTggtcaacaaaatcataaaggaACACATATAGGAGAGAAATTTTTGGATGTGAGCAATGtggttttaaacatttttcacaAAGCAGTGTCCTCCAAATATATAAAGGAACATATACAGAGATAATCCCTATGAGTACCATCAATGCTCTGAAGCCCTTCTGCATCCCAATCATCttcagatacataaaagaacaggtactGGAGAGAAAGCCTCTGAATATAActaatgtggtaaagcctttgcacagaAGAGTCATCTCCTAGCACATCAAAGAATTCACACTAGAGAAACATTATGAatataagcaatgtggtaaaccTTTTGCAAGTACCAGTACTCtccaagtaaataaaagaagacacCCTCAAGAGAAACCCTGTGAATGTCACCTATAAGATAAATCCCTTGTACCTTGCAAtcatcttcaaatacataaaagaggACATACAggtgagaaaccttacaaatgtaatcaatgcgGTAAACCTTTCATATTTCAGTCATTCAAGACAGGAAAGAAATCATAATGTACAGAAAACCTGTGAGTGTATTTATTATGATAAAGTCTTCGCACATTTCTATATTCTTCATCACCATGAAGCTAATATATACTGTGTAGAATTTATGAATACGTTTAATATTGTGATACCTTTTCAAATTTCCCAAGTCTTCATCATCATGAAAGAGAAACCCTATAGAGCTGCCATCctggagtcaaaaaaaaaaaaaaaaaaaaaaaaaaaaaaaaaaaaactggcccacaattattcctgtctgaaagaactgcaggaacaaaaacgGAGAGGAGCCTGAGCAAAATGAGGTCCAGTGACatgcccaaattgagatccatctcaGTGGTATACCCCAAGGTCTgaaactattgctgatgctatagtgtgcttacaaacaggccTGTCATGACTGACTTCCAAGAGGATGTATAGttaactgaaagagtcagatgcagatgtttCCATCTaatcaatggacagaaactggtaacccctgtggttgaattaggggaaagctggaagaattTGAGGAAGATGGGCAActctgtaggaagaccagcagtctgaACTAACCTGTACCCCTgggatctctcaaacactgagtcaccaaccaggtaTCATAAACCACCTGATATACAGTAGAGTACtcctgggtctggactcagtcagagaagatgcaagtAACCCTCTAGATACTTGGGACCCCAGGAAGTCAGGAGGTCTGGTGGGTGGGGGCTGTGCATCCAGACATCTAAATGGAGACTGGGgaaggaggaataggatgaggatcAGTTGGAGGATGGACTGGGAGGAGTATAAAATTTGGATTGTAAAAAGATTGGAcaataaatgaaaaggaaaaaaaaaaaagaaacttataaaaataaGGAGAGAAAACCAAAAGCTTCTGTGCCAAGTTACAACTACATTTTCCCTTCattcaggatttagggatagagGTTTATGTAGGTGACAGTGTCAACTGTTATAGATTGTGGGTTTTACAGTTCAAACaatcattgatttttctttttttggtgatAAAGAACAAGTGATATATTTTGAGGAACACAAGATGGATACCAGAAGGCATTGTTAGAGACAGTCATGAtgttttcaagaaaaaaagatgagTAAAGGATGGTGGTCCAGGTTGGGAAGTCCCTAACTCCCCCATGCCTGGAAGCATGAACATAAGTTTCACCATGTAATTAAATGGAGGATGATAACAAAAAGGCAGTACTTAAggagtggggttttgttttgttttctgtttattcctAATTGTTTTATATTGGTTCTAATGCTTCTTGTGTCAGATTCCCTGCCCCAAGCTGGTTctcattggttaaaaaaaaattgccagcAGCCAATGACTAGGTAGGAAGACACAGGCAAGACTTTAGGATTAAAGGGCAAGGAGACCAAAGAGGATTGCCATGCCAGTAAAGGAATTGGATACAGGCTTGAGAGTTGCAAAAGACAGAGTGCCAGCCATGAAAGAGCCAGGAAAGAGTGTCCCCAGTGTTCCCTCCTCCTATTGAATCTGTGGTAGCAGAGGTGGGCTAGAGATTTTAGTAGGTATTAGTTCAGGAGTATCACAGGGGAGGCATTAGCAATGTGCAAGTTGGGGAGTGGCCCAGCCAATGAGCTGATTTAGGCACATTAAATAAAGCTCAgtgtgtttgtcttttatttgagaaTCCATAGCATTTGCAAAGCATCCTATAGTAGAGCACAGTAACCAACTAACTCTACAGAATGTGTCTCATCTTTAGGATTGAACTcagtattaaaaattatttggagATTCTCAAATGGAAAATACCTGCTGTGATGTGAGATTAGGAGTTAATGAAAATTGTATTCTTAGCAGCATTGCTGGTTTTGATGGAGCCATGTTGTTCCTCACCAAGCTTTGCAGGTTCCCAACTAGAACAAAAGGTGAGTTGAACTGGCATGCATAATTCTGGGGTTCATGGCATGAGCTGAAACATAGCAAAATCACCAAAGCTGACCCAGACAACCTGAGTAGTAAGGATTCATTATGAGCCCTCCTCAAAGGTTTCTGGCCTTTTCGACGAGTTTGAGCTCTGAGGTGCTGTCTAAAGAAACAGGcctctcagaaagcagaggcaaagATAGATGGTAGAGGCTGCCTGCCAGCTCTTTATGTTCCCATTAGTTACATCTGGTACTTCATCTTGGAGTATGCCATCTTCGGGGATTATCTAGAGATGCTCAGTAATGTAACAGCAATGACATGGATTTAAtaagtatttctgtgtgtgtgtgtgtgtgtgtgtgtgtgtgtaatgtgttatGGATTTTTAAGGCCAGAAAGATATGTGAAGACTGAATGACAACATTGTAGGGTCTACTTGACTTTGTTTATACAGTAATAAAGTTCAGGTTGCCAGCACTGCATATTCTAGACCTTTccgactgagccatcttgctgacatggaaataaaattaactgaaataTTACATTAGTAAAATATTGTCTTTCTTTCAGATTGTAAGATAgcaagtctttttatttttcctattgcCATTTCCATAAGAATAAGCAACAGACTTAGGAGAACAGACTCCAAAGGCAGGCGACAGAGTCAGAGActgtctctgctccagttgtttgagaACTTCCTGAATAACGAGCTCCAAACTGCACATATGCTACGCGTGTTTCCAGGTGGTGGCATTGGTACAGCCAATTAAAGACCTTTGGTTTGTGGTTAAGTCTCAGGAAACCCTTAAGGATTGAAGCCGGTTGACGCTGTGGGTCTACTTGTGAAGTTCTTTTCCCCTTCACATTACTCAGTCCACCCTGCAAACTTTCCATGGGAGTCCTCCAGCTCCCTCCAACTTTTGGCTGTGAGTCTCAACTTCCATTTGGACAGCTGTTGTCTGCTGAATCTTAGAGGAGCactatactaggctcctgtctgtaaacatgGCAGAGTATCATTTATGGTGTCAAGGAATGATTCCTGTCCATGGGCTATGTCTgaagttgggtcagtcattggtaGGCAATTCCCTCAGACACCAAGCCTTCATTATCCCTGCTCCTCCTATAGGCAAGATCTTGTAGATGGGTTAGTATCATCATTCCTTCACTGCgggtcctgcctggttacaggagtgTCATCACTTCAGGCTCCATACCACACACTCCTTAAAGTGAGTCTCAGCTACAATCAAAATCATAGACTCCATGGAGCTTTCCCCATTCCATGTCTTTGACACATCCTAAAAATGTCCTTCCCCAACCTGCTGCTGATTCTCCTTcactctctccaccttctcttggCACACAGGTTCTTCGTACATTCTCCTCACCTTCCCCTCTTCCAcacagtttcctccctccatccactccTGAAGACTTATTTCCCCTGCTGAGTGTGTTTCAGTTATCCTCCCTTGTGCCTTCTTTGTAGTTTAGCATATTTAGGTCTCTGGATTGTCCCCTGGTTTTCCAGTACTTTGTGGGTAagatccacttataagtgagtacatactctGCATATGCTTACACTGTATTACTTTATACAGGGTGATAATTtatagttccatacatttgccattcttgttttaaatatttgtgtagtattccattgtacaaagaatcctattttttaaatttaatatttttgttttacttactcactttatatcccactcagTGCTACCTCCCATTCACCCCCTCCCTCGACCTTtcatttttcccctctctttcctccttttttcctttgagcATGTGGGACCACATGGGTACCCCTACCATACCCTGCCAATTCTCGTCTCTGCCAGGCTAGTCACTtcctttcactgaggccagaaaaggcagtgcAGGTAGTAGAATATATCCCAAgtacaggcaacaacttttgggtAGGCCCAGTCCCAGTTGTTCAGTACCCACAGAAAGAACAAGCTGCAAGTGTGGTACATATGTGTTGGGAGGACTAGGTCCAgcacatatatgttctttggttgctgGGTCAGACTCTGGGAGTCCCAAAGGTTCAGGTTTGTTGATGCTGTTGGTCCTCCTGTAGAATTCCTATCCAGGAATTCAGAGACcacaatccttcttcctattTTTCAATAAGAGTacccaagttccatccactgcttggctgtgggtttctgcatctgtcttcACAGAACAATATTAGGACAAGTCAATAACTATCAGGTGAGCTTCCTGAGATATTCTGCTTTAGATTATGATATAATCTGAGACAGATTCGTTCTCACAGCCAAGGCCCAGGagaatttattttaggaaagattcctgctattagtatgcttttcctgttattactTAACATATATTACAATCACTAGCTATTAGCCCaccccttttgagcagatctctatAGGTCTACAAGATGTAATGCCTTATAGTAACgctatacatacaaatatatgacaTCTGAAGTCTTAATGATAATTTTATAAGGATTTCTACATAACATTATAGCCGTGGTTATTAAGCTCTTTGATAGTATGACTGATATCcagtccttttctgatagtcaagaCTGTAGTGAAAACTCTGTCAGTTTCCCATGTATCACCAGTTAATTGCCTCTTAGATAGTAACTAGACTTCTACTCAGAACCCATTCCAAGATGCTGTAAATCAgttaaccaaaggtcattaaaagggaactgatgatttattttcattagtGCTAGGACAGACAATAAAATATTCACTGGGTTATctgtacaaaacttcactaataaatTAGTTATGCTTTTAAAAGTTCAGTGAACCCATGGAGCTACGATAGGTGACGGACATTTAGCcaaataattactcctaatggatatgcatataaacattctctgttgtaaacttctgttTCAATTTATGCTTTGCTTCTATGTGTAAACTGGTAATGAATTTTTAAACATGTTATTGtatattctgaaagatgtttTAAGTGTGcaggacaaagagaaaaatcGGAACTGAGGTGAGAAGAACTGAGCTGAGAGGAACTGAGTTGAGAAGAACTTTTTAGAACAATTTTAGATAGAACTGAACTCCAGAAGAACTTAGAACACACATAGCATTGAGAGAAAAAGGAATTGAGAGTAAGACCATTATTGTGACATCAGAGCAAGAGGAGGGAACAAGATTACAAAAACAATGCAGAGTGGAATAACAGAAAATATAGTTAACATAAAAAACTAAGACAGCAAGGTGAAGAATgcagaggggaaaaggaaaaagaagaagctaCAAAGAGAGCAAAAGGAGCAGGCAAGCTTCTTCttaccatgggacagaacaggtTTTTTCTTACTAATAAGGAAGGCTTAGAAGTTATtaaagaagctgggcagtggtggcgcacgcctttaatcccagtacttgggaggcagaggcaggcggatttctgagttcgaggccagcctggtctacagagtgagttccaggacagccaggactacacagagaaaccctgtctcgaaaaaccaaaaaagaaaaagaaaaaagaaattaaaggaacAAAGCTGACTTCTTATGAACTTGGATTTAAGTCATTTACCATTAAAagggtagaagctttttctttctttatgcaGTAAATATTGGAGGACACTTTTCATCCAGAATGTGTGAGTTATTTCTGAACTGGTACCTGATCTACTGttccatatgcatatgtaagtatggatgttcctatgtatgtatgaaattgtgagaatgtatgcatatgtgtatgtgtgtgtatgcgtatgtaaTTCTGAGAATGCATGCAAGCTGGGCTCAAATGCTTTgaatggaaatgaataaatatgcaTGTGTTGATCTGTACATGAACTTGTGTGAGTTTATGCATTGGCTCATGTAAAACTTTCTCCCTCTGTGAGTGTTATTTACTTCTCCCAgttcaatagaagtttattgctccaaaaTTTTCCCTAGTGAGACAAGAAAGAGACATctggaaaaagggaaaaggatcTAGCActtaatcctttacttaatctcctgctatttaggatgaggtgctaaggcCAGAGAcagcagtttctggcctcagaggaacacagaagtcaggtcagctacagtagcatagtaagttagacttagataagtaaactttttattgtcatacagcaaccctaaatatctcttaAGACAAAGAGCATCAACtgatgctcttccccctccactgcctcaagaagaacctaCAAGAAAGAAGACCCCACCAGGGCTGGTCTGCTGCAACTGTTTGGTCAGCTGCTaggtagagcctcttagaggacaatttgctcctgtctgaaagtaCAACAGAGTATCAATAATAATGTTAGCGATTAGTGCTTCACCATTGGATGGGTCTCAAGCTTAGACAGTAATTGTTTGGCCATATCCCCAGTCTCTGCTACAACCCCCATGCCTACATTTTTttgtagacagaataaaatgTGTGTTGAAAGTactgggtgggttggtgtctctatgactccactggggttcctctctggcctcttcaggttttATTTTCTGCAATATAGTGATTCATAGCTAAGATCACCTCCAcagattcttgggtgcctccatTATCCCGGGTCTCTATATTCTTCTGGACGTGCCTTCTACCTCCTCATCTCTGTCATTGTCTATTGGGGTTAATGGGGTTTCTGGGTAGGGGTGAATCAGGACACGGGATGCAGAGGAACTGTGCACCACTGTATACTCCCTTGAATTCTTCAGCATCTTTTAAAGGCAAGCAGAATGAAGATTTCTCACAGCTTCTAATTCATAACAACTACCTCGCAAACAGTAGTTTATCAGGTTCAAGGTGAACTCGACCTCCTTGCAGACTTATATATCTATCTGGGGACAAACTCTTTTACCTGTTGTTAGTGGTCAACTCAGGTGTTCATGCTTGTAAGGTGTCTTAGTTGGGGGTTTACTTTTCGCTACCTGTCCGACCCACAGAAAGGAGTAACACGACACGAGATTCTTCCCAATgcagtttactcaggaacctttttacaatatctctctggaagccccagatcccagttccactttcccttttatccctatgcctggtcactcagagcctgccacatgggcacacaccattggaacatgtcaaatggcctgattctgCATGGCAGCGAGTCTGCACAGTAGCTCTGCAGATATGGCTCTGACCGGGttgtgtgaggaagtcaggcgTCATTTACCATTCACAAAACCCAGCAGGTGCCATTCATAAACTTAGACGGGTGTCATTCATAAGCTTaggcgccattttagctggcCGCCACACCTCCCCACAAAttcctctttttttattgatttgatgAGAAGTCTCATCGACCTCAGACGAAAAGAGGATAGGGTACTCATTACCATTTTCTAATGGGGAGGGGgtagaggcctgatccccatTAGGATGACAAATATGGGACACTGTAATGATTTTCAGACCTCTGTCGTTGTGCAGTAGGTCCACTAATCATACCTGTCCCAACGCCTTTTCATGGGGGAAGGATTTTGGAGTCAACCTCCATGCAATCAGTCATATCCCTCAGGGAATCTACCTTGATATAATTCAAGGACATCCCTTGCAGTGCCACCTGACACCCTGTGATTACTGGTACACAGAGCCCTCCTCAAAACTGCTGGGCAAGCATCCTTCTCATCAAACCATATATCCATGTCCAATCATATTGTAGCCATACTTGTGGCGACTGTCCCAGCTCTACTGCTGCAAATGCCTGTACCATCAGAGCTTGATCACGGGCATGTCCAACTCTCATGCGACACAGACAACAGAATGCTAGGCAACTGATGGGGACCAGGCACATAGCAACCTCCCCGGTTCCCACCCACTCCCCAatgtgggacattgcttgaagTGATGTGGACGATGACTGCCTCAGTTCTCTCATCAGTTTGTCAAATTCCCCAGACCAGTTTCCTGTGAGATATCGAGAAAGACTCCAGGAGAGGTTAGCTTGCATTATGAAACGGAATAGATATAACACACAGTCCTGTGTATTTCCATTGGCAACTCAACTGGGCCAATTCCATACTTGTTCCTCAACAAGATCAACTTAATTATGCAATAAAAGGCCCACCTTAAAGTCATTGTAGAACGGGCCTCTACTGGCCAAGGAATATAGCAAGGCATACTGGCAATCAGAGCAAAAGGACATAAAGAGGCATTccaacacaaagaataaaagcaacTATTATtgtactataaaaataaaagcaactatTATTGTACTATTAAAACTACCATTAAACACTAACAGTAGTGTCAGCAGCCTCATCGCCATCTTCTGCCTGTgtcaagattctctctctctctctctctctctctctctctctctctctctctctcctctctctctctctctttctctctctctcccaaacccccacccccacacacagacacacagacacagagctgccaaacacaaataagaatataCCAAAATTTCCATCCTCGACCATCTTAAGGTCCTCTCCCGAAACTGAAACCTTATccacggcctgtaagaactttttcCTTTCGCTTTTAGCACTTTCACTTTTAACTCATATACTTTCACTTTTCACTTTTAACTCGTCCCAAAACCGGGAACTTATATCGTCTCCTAtccgagaacctaacttgtcccacttgcatgggaactttatagtctctaaaccgagagctttcttttgtcccacttacctgggaacttaccagctagctgTCCTGACTGCGTTGGGTTCTGAATTCAATCCCCGTACGGGCCACGACTTATGGCTACCTGTTCTGACCCACAGAAAGGAGCAACACGACACA contains:
- the LOC117704703 gene encoding uncharacterized protein LOC117704703 isoform X2, whose protein sequence is MLETYRNLTAIGYVWEDHTIADGFPSSRRHGRHERSCTGEQPSKITQCGKAFACQSRIQRHERTHNIEKPYECNQCGKAFATSSVLQYHKRTHSGEKPYECNHCGKAFSGRSVLQCHKRTHTGEKPYECNQCGKAFTQSSGLECHKRTHTGEKPYECNQCGKTFTQNNGLEYHKRTHTGEKPYECDQCGKAFAGKSVLQCHKRTHTGEKPYECNHCGKAFAGRSVLQCHKRTHTGEKPYECNQCGKAFAQSGGLEYHKRTHTGEKPYECTQCGKTFAQSSGLEYHKRTHTGEKPYECNQCGKAFAQSSGLEYHKRTHTGEKPYECNQCGKAFAVKNDLQKHKRTHTGEKPYECNHCGKAFARSSVLKYHERIHTGEKPYECNQCDRTFAQSSGLEYHKRTHTGEKPYECDQCGKAFAGKSVLQCHKRTHTGEKPYECNQCGKAFAGSSDLQYHKRIHTGEKPYECNQCGKAFGKRSVLQCHKRTHTGEKPYECNQCGKAFAKSNGLEYHKRTHTGEKPYECNQCGKAFTRSSDLKCHKRTHTGEKPYECNQCGKAFAQSNGLEYHKRTHTGEKPYECNKCGKAFIRSSGLEYHEKTHTRENSYECNQCGKTFSQFNSLYIHKITHS
- the LOC117704703 gene encoding uncharacterized protein LOC117704703 isoform X1, with translation MDVVTYDDVHVNFTLEEWALLDPSQKSFYEDVMLETYRNLTAIGYVWEDHTIADGFPSSRRHGRHERSCTGEQPSKITQCGKAFACQSRIQRHERTHNIEKPYECNQCGKAFATSSVLQYHKRTHSGEKPYECNHCGKAFSGRSVLQCHKRTHTGEKPYECNQCGKAFTQSSGLECHKRTHTGEKPYECNQCGKTFTQNNGLEYHKRTHTGEKPYECDQCGKAFAGKSVLQCHKRTHTGEKPYECNHCGKAFAGRSVLQCHKRTHTGEKPYECNQCGKAFAQSGGLEYHKRTHTGEKPYECTQCGKTFAQSSGLEYHKRTHTGEKPYECNQCGKAFAQSSGLEYHKRTHTGEKPYECNQCGKAFAVKNDLQKHKRTHTGEKPYECNHCGKAFARSSVLKYHERIHTGEKPYECNQCDRTFAQSSGLEYHKRTHTGEKPYECDQCGKAFAGKSVLQCHKRTHTGEKPYECNQCGKAFAGSSDLQYHKRIHTGEKPYECNQCGKAFGKRSVLQCHKRTHTGEKPYECNQCGKAFAKSNGLEYHKRTHTGEKPYECNQCGKAFTRSSDLKCHKRTHTGEKPYECNQCGKAFAQSNGLEYHKRTHTGEKPYECNKCGKAFIRSSGLEYHEKTHTRENSYECNQCGKTFSQFNSLYIHKITHS